The Mauremys mutica isolate MM-2020 ecotype Southern chromosome 1, ASM2049712v1, whole genome shotgun sequence genome has a segment encoding these proteins:
- the LOC123350833 gene encoding LOW QUALITY PROTEIN: taste receptor type 2 member 40-like (The sequence of the model RefSeq protein was modified relative to this genomic sequence to represent the inferred CDS: inserted 1 base in 1 codon; substituted 1 base at 1 genomic stop codon): protein MSGEDSASRRADKPTQISLFYLIILAIESIIGIGGNGVIVAINLTNWVMIRRLSSCDMILIFLSLSRLCLQTRFMLMVVCSMFYPTFYNEDKVYKIFNTLIMFLNYSSLWFAAWLSVFYCAKTASFTQPLFIWLKXKISGLVPWMLVESSLFLSCXDIYNVYCNYSMANSTKGTVAKEINLFPQILLDNIGICLPLLVFVASTILLITSLWRHTRKMENKATGFTDPNMEAHMGTIKSIFSFLIPYLFNFVALILTLADIFSTNSSWDVIYTVVMAAYPMGHSMILILGNPKLKQVSARILHCAKCYLRSRSM from the exons ATGTCAGGTGAAGACTCTGCTTCCCGGAGGGCAGACAAGCCAACTCAAATTTCTCTCTTCTATCTGATCATTTTAGCCATTGAATCCATCATAGGAATTGGGGGaaatggagtcattgtggctatcAATCTCACCAACTGGGTCATGATCAGGAGACTGTCCTCCTGTGATATGATCTTGATCTTCCTGAGCTTATCCAGACTCTGCCTGCAGACCCGGTTCATGCTGATGGTGGTTTGCAGCATGTTCTATCCAACCTTTTATAATGAGGATAAGGTATACAAAATTTTCAATACTCTCATCATGTTTCTGAACTACTCCAGCCTCTGGTTTGCTGCTTGGCTCAGTGTCTTCTACTGTGCCAAGACTGCCAGCTTCACCCAGCCCCTGTTCATCTGGCTGAAGTGAAAAATTTCCGGTCTGGTTCCATGGATGCTGGTAGAATCATCCCTTTTCCTTTCTT GGGACATCTACAATGTGTACTGCAACTACTCCATGGCAAACAGCACAAAGGGGACAGTTGCAAAGGAGATCAATTTGTTTCCCCAGATTCTTCTCGACAACATTGGGATATGTCTGCCTTTACTAGTCTTTGTTGCTTCCACTATCCTGTTAATCACCTCTCTGTGGAGACACACAAGAAAGATGGAAAACAAGGCAACTGGCTTTACAGATCCCAACATGGAGGCCCACATGGGTACCATCAAATCCATCTTCTCCTTCCTTATCCCATACCTTTTCAATTTTGTTGCTTTGATTCTCACATTAGCTGACATCTTCTCAACTAACAGCAGCTGGGATGTCATCTATACAGTTGTGATGGCTGCCTATCCCATGGGACACTCTATGATCTTGATCTTGGGCAATCCCAAACTCAAACAGGTATCAGCCAGGATTCTGCACTGTGCCAAATGTTACTTGAGAAGTAGGTCCATGTAA